One Numida meleagris isolate 19003 breed g44 Domestic line chromosome 6, NumMel1.0, whole genome shotgun sequence genomic region harbors:
- the LOC110401419 gene encoding ubiquitin-conjugating enzyme E2 L3-like isoform X2 codes for MSRRLAMNNPPYNAGAFRFELAFSPHHPLVPPRVTLLTSIHHPGVGPDGTVCQPLTSPDSWEPVTRATHVLQDLLLLLDSPSTERVLRPELARELSERPEAFLHQAEEHTRRYAEPRPDTPEP; via the exons aacaatCCCCCCTACAACGCGGGTGCCTTTCGCTTCGAGCTGGCCTTCTCCCCGCATCACCCCCTGGTGCCCCCCCGTGTTACGCTCCTCACCAGCATCCACCACCCCGGTGTGGGTCCCGACGGCACTGTGTGTCAGCCCCTCACATCCCCCGACAGCTGGGAGCCTGTCACCCGCGCAACGCATG TGCTAcaggacctgctgctgctgcttgacagccccagcaccgagcGGGTGCTGCGCCCTGAGCTGGCCCGTGAGCTGAGCGAGAGGCCCGAGGCCTTCCTGCACCAGGCAGAGGAGCACACCCGCCGCTACGCCGAGCCGCGCCCCGACACCCCCGAGCCCTGA